A single Solidesulfovibrio sp. DNA region contains:
- a CDS encoding MarR family winged helix-turn-helix transcriptional regulator translates to MDVALPVNDAETFKRQAGRLQEAVENLFACCQARIALQSERFGLPPAALRAVVALGETRYLAPGELGRRLGVTKSRVTAVTTGLLRQGLIEKHPDPADARVTLLSLTPAGKRMREDVRSFLVVLFRSMLDKVEPERRESFLSSLEVLRQCMDAARADFKA, encoded by the coding sequence ATGGATGTCGCGCTTCCGGTCAACGATGCCGAAACGTTCAAACGTCAGGCCGGCCGCTTGCAGGAAGCGGTGGAGAACCTGTTCGCCTGCTGCCAGGCGCGCATCGCCCTGCAAAGCGAACGGTTCGGCCTGCCGCCGGCGGCGCTTCGGGCCGTGGTGGCCCTGGGCGAGACCCGCTACCTGGCGCCCGGGGAGCTCGGCCGGCGCCTCGGCGTGACCAAAAGCCGGGTGACGGCCGTGACCACGGGGCTGTTGCGCCAGGGGCTCATCGAAAAACATCCCGACCCGGCCGACGCCCGCGTCACCCTGCTTTCCCTGACCCCGGCCGGCAAACGCATGCGGGAGGACGTCCGTTCCTTCCTGGTGGTCTTGTTTCGCAGCATGCTGGACAAGGTCGAGCCCGAGCGACGCGAATCCTTCCTGTCCTCCCTGGAAGTCCTGCGCCAGTGCATGGACGCCGCCCGGGCCGATTTCAAGGCCTAG
- a CDS encoding cation:proton antiporter, which yields MSHEINLILTLTGGLLAALVLGLGAKRLNMSPIVGYLLAGFVIGPFTPGFVADGEMANQFAEIGVILLMFGVGLHFHLKDLMAVRGVAVPGAIAQIAVSAALGAVASHALGWPWSAGIVFGIAISVASTVVLTRVLADNRALHTPTGHIAVGWLIVEDLFTILVLLLLPVFYGPKEAGGPGFGLTLGLALLKLGGLVAVAAVAGRWLLPRFFGHVARTGSRELFTLAVLAVALGLAVGSALVFGASMALGAFLAGMIVGQSEFGARAASDALPMRDAFAVLFFVSVGMLLDPFTVLAQWRLELATLGIVLVGKPLAALVVVLVLRRPLAVAAAVAVALAQIGEFSFILASMAAGLGVLPREAFNALVVASVVSIVLNPWLYQGTEALMARLRRSGRLAARPAGEGTAAEAHPDAHRAVVVGYGPVGRTLCRILREAGIEPVVVEMNIETVRALHAAGLPAVHGDASRRDILHHAGVEEAQSLLITASGLDAREIVAAALDLAPSIRIVSRAGYLSEAEGQRRAGAQAVFSCEGEVALSMAAWLMAALGATDEQIDRERDRVRRELFEKPDPAPAAG from the coding sequence ATGTCGCATGAAATCAACCTCATCCTGACCCTGACCGGCGGGCTGCTGGCCGCACTGGTCCTCGGGCTCGGGGCCAAGCGGCTCAATATGTCGCCCATCGTCGGCTACCTGCTGGCCGGCTTCGTCATCGGCCCGTTCACCCCGGGATTCGTGGCCGACGGCGAGATGGCCAACCAGTTCGCGGAAATCGGCGTGATTCTGCTCATGTTCGGCGTGGGCCTGCATTTCCACCTCAAGGACCTCATGGCCGTGCGGGGCGTGGCCGTGCCCGGGGCCATCGCCCAGATCGCGGTCTCGGCGGCACTCGGGGCCGTGGCCTCCCATGCCCTGGGCTGGCCCTGGTCCGCCGGCATCGTCTTCGGCATCGCCATTTCCGTGGCCAGCACCGTGGTCCTGACCCGGGTGTTGGCCGACAACCGGGCCCTGCACACCCCCACCGGCCATATCGCCGTGGGCTGGCTCATCGTCGAGGATCTTTTCACCATCCTGGTGCTGCTGCTGTTGCCGGTCTTTTACGGCCCCAAGGAGGCGGGCGGCCCGGGGTTTGGGCTGACCCTTGGCCTGGCCCTGCTCAAGCTCGGGGGGCTGGTGGCCGTGGCGGCCGTGGCCGGGCGCTGGCTTTTGCCGCGCTTTTTCGGGCATGTGGCCCGCACGGGTTCCCGGGAGCTCTTCACGCTGGCCGTCCTGGCCGTGGCCTTGGGGCTGGCCGTGGGCTCGGCTCTGGTTTTCGGCGCGTCCATGGCCCTGGGCGCCTTTCTGGCCGGCATGATCGTCGGGCAGTCGGAATTCGGGGCCAGGGCCGCCTCGGACGCCTTGCCCATGCGCGACGCCTTTGCCGTGCTTTTCTTCGTGTCCGTGGGCATGCTCCTCGATCCGTTTACGGTGCTGGCCCAGTGGCGGCTGGAGTTGGCCACGCTTGGCATCGTGCTGGTGGGCAAGCCCCTGGCCGCCCTGGTCGTGGTCCTGGTCCTGCGGCGTCCCCTGGCCGTGGCCGCCGCCGTGGCCGTGGCCCTGGCCCAGATCGGCGAATTCTCCTTCATCCTGGCGTCGATGGCCGCCGGGCTCGGCGTGTTGCCCCGGGAGGCCTTCAACGCCCTGGTGGTGGCCTCGGTGGTGTCCATCGTGCTCAACCCCTGGCTGTACCAGGGCACGGAGGCGCTTATGGCCAGGCTTCGCCGTTCGGGCCGGCTTGCGGCGCGGCCGGCCGGCGAGGGCACGGCCGCCGAAGCCCATCCGGACGCCCACCGGGCCGTGGTCGTGGGCTACGGGCCGGTTGGGCGCACGCTGTGCCGCATTTTGCGCGAGGCCGGCATCGAGCCGGTGGTGGTGGAGATGAACATCGAGACCGTGCGCGCCCTGCACGCCGCCGGGCTGCCCGCCGTCCACGGCGACGCCTCGCGGCGGGACATCCTGCACCATGCGGGTGTCGAGGAGGCGCAAAGCCTGCTGATCACCGCCTCGGGCCTGGACGCCCGGGAGATCGTGGCCGCGGCCCTGGACCTGGCGCCGTCCATCCGGATCGTCAGCCGGGCCGGCTACCTGTCCGAGGCCGAGGGCCAGCGCCGGGCCGGGGCCCAGGCCGTCTTTTCCTGCGAGGGCGAGGTGGCCCTGTCCATGGCGGCCTGGCTCATGGCCGCGCTCGGGGCCACGGACGAGCAGATCGACCGGGAACGCGACCGGGTGCGGCGCGAACTGTTCGAGAAGCCGGACCCGGCGCCAGCGGCCGGTTAG